Proteins from a single region of Pseudopedobacter saltans DSM 12145:
- a CDS encoding BamA/TamA family outer membrane protein, with translation MIKKFFPILFVLTCFKFLVFAQKRFYNVDEKDWRSNKIQDSTSLIRSIFLISDVGYLKKREKGIVLDIMQKQLNRSSKNDLLIFLGDNTNSLKRDTLPNGALLKQLNLGKNFKGKTLFIAGNRDWHNKVIPIKEQQHFIDRTLGSPAFVPENIESIVQKIDLKSDLIVIAVQTELLLNKDTEEEKKKSSYATIEKIILDNTDKNILIVQHHPIYSNGVHGGFFSLKDHLFPLTSIHKNLYIPLPIIGSLYPIIRQYGISKQDLNNIQYQELIQSLSKIIANKKNVVIASGHEHSLQLLKQGNINQLVSGSGSLSTRVFNIYPALFGMGALGYAKLDYYENGQCWVEFYSINSLNKDSQLIFKKALYGLKGDHLDLVDEKSIDYKDSIKAISAGTEYASSKKRQKTFGKQYRQSWITPVHVSYLDLTREKGGLEVKSSSDNILILQDKEKTTYTFRLINRNPHDLLPKGFDATIIEDIVKDQTSTSQPYGALVVDYLSKKANLPSFETQLFFLPYTRLLKENLADFGGHLGLLEKSLSNYNNLISTDSLYTVLENHHVKVNQYLYLKNRLFDLLIGDYHRDESTWLWQSKKHDGNIIYSPFNKNRIQFFTKIDGYVPSFLRKLVPEVQTFGYTIKKPEKLAISARNLDRNLLNELSETDWIAVAEELMEEITDKVIEESVRKLPPESFEIDGQELIKKLIARKNNLKETALNYYNVLAKDIRIVGTNKPDIANIKRNRDSTTVTMNNFKRQFSNKKTKQIQVFALDGNDTLKVSGTSKAPIKVRFVGGNGVDYVKNSSKSKHLFIYDNPDSNIEYAKPAKLILTDERWINEFSRDDFIYNKSGFSPDAMIYNATDFVSIGLSHQIKNRGFRKEPFAFEQKVGALMAPKTGALEIKYLSTFYSIFSNNLDLVLSGRYIGPAYDFNFYGTGNSSENTDKLKYYQVRSKNAHFNVFAQKRISNRITAGIGPGFSYFNILKQSDNSFIRDNGIETSTTNWFLNMSSYVNFDLSDDTFYPKNGWRWASNANYFSQINNEKYNFVKLQTDFRYYYTPSRNVPFTMALRLGANTNIGNYNFYHSNTLGNLTNLRGYRADRFSGKSSLYGNFEGRLKLTKIRSYVLAGDIGAFGFYDTGRVFSNVTELNKWHSGYGPGIWINFFDHLLVSLGYGISSEDKVFSLNIGCRF, from the coding sequence ATGATTAAGAAATTCTTCCCTATTTTATTTGTACTCACTTGCTTTAAATTTTTGGTTTTTGCTCAAAAACGGTTTTATAACGTTGATGAAAAAGATTGGCGAAGTAATAAAATTCAGGATTCTACCTCACTTATCCGGAGTATCTTTCTAATTAGCGATGTCGGCTATCTTAAGAAAAGGGAGAAAGGAATTGTTTTGGATATTATGCAAAAGCAATTAAATCGGAGTTCAAAAAATGACTTATTAATTTTCTTAGGTGACAATACAAATTCTCTCAAAAGAGATACACTTCCTAACGGTGCACTGCTAAAGCAATTGAATTTAGGGAAAAATTTTAAAGGCAAAACTTTATTTATAGCTGGAAACAGAGATTGGCACAATAAAGTAATACCTATTAAAGAGCAACAGCACTTTATTGATAGAACTCTTGGATCACCTGCATTTGTTCCTGAGAACATTGAATCTATTGTACAAAAAATAGATTTGAAATCAGATTTGATAGTAATTGCTGTTCAAACGGAATTGTTACTTAACAAAGATACGGAAGAGGAAAAAAAGAAAAGTTCGTATGCTACAATTGAGAAAATAATATTAGATAATACGGATAAAAACATTTTAATTGTCCAGCATCATCCTATTTACTCTAATGGAGTTCATGGTGGTTTTTTTTCTTTAAAAGATCATTTATTTCCCCTTACCAGTATTCATAAAAACCTATACATTCCTTTGCCTATAATCGGCTCTCTTTATCCAATCATAAGGCAATATGGAATATCAAAACAGGATTTAAATAACATACAATATCAGGAACTTATACAATCGCTTTCTAAAATAATAGCTAATAAGAAAAATGTAGTTATAGCAAGTGGCCACGAACATTCGCTTCAATTGCTAAAGCAAGGGAATATCAACCAGTTAGTTAGTGGCTCAGGCTCATTAAGTACCAGAGTTTTTAATATATATCCTGCTTTATTTGGTATGGGGGCATTAGGTTATGCAAAACTCGATTATTACGAAAATGGTCAATGCTGGGTAGAGTTTTATTCAATTAATTCTTTAAATAAAGATAGCCAACTTATTTTTAAAAAAGCACTTTATGGATTAAAAGGAGATCATTTGGATTTAGTTGATGAGAAATCAATAGACTATAAAGATTCTATAAAAGCTATATCTGCAGGAACAGAATATGCATCGTCCAAAAAACGACAAAAAACTTTTGGCAAACAATACAGACAAAGCTGGATTACGCCAGTACATGTTTCCTACCTGGATTTAACGAGAGAAAAAGGTGGTTTGGAAGTTAAGTCCTCTAGTGATAATATTTTGATTTTACAAGATAAAGAAAAGACAACTTATACGTTCAGATTAATAAACAGAAATCCCCATGATTTACTTCCAAAAGGATTTGACGCAACTATAATTGAGGATATAGTTAAGGATCAAACTTCAACCTCTCAACCATACGGTGCTCTGGTTGTTGATTACCTTTCCAAAAAAGCTAACCTGCCATCATTTGAAACCCAGCTTTTTTTCTTACCATACACTCGCCTGTTAAAAGAAAATTTAGCTGATTTTGGGGGACATCTTGGATTATTGGAGAAGAGTTTGTCAAACTATAATAATCTGATAAGTACGGACTCCCTCTACACTGTATTGGAAAACCACCACGTAAAAGTGAACCAGTATTTATATTTAAAAAACAGACTTTTCGATCTGTTAATTGGTGATTATCATAGAGATGAAAGTACTTGGTTATGGCAATCTAAAAAACATGATGGTAATATAATCTACAGTCCTTTCAACAAAAATCGAATTCAATTTTTTACAAAAATAGATGGCTATGTTCCTTCTTTTTTAAGGAAACTGGTACCCGAGGTACAAACATTCGGATATACGATAAAAAAACCAGAAAAGTTGGCGATCTCTGCTAGAAATCTAGATAGAAATCTTTTAAATGAACTTTCCGAAACCGATTGGATCGCTGTAGCAGAGGAACTTATGGAGGAAATTACGGATAAGGTTATAGAAGAATCTGTAAGAAAATTACCTCCCGAATCTTTTGAAATTGATGGACAAGAGTTAATTAAGAAATTAATCGCGAGAAAAAACAATCTCAAAGAAACGGCATTGAACTATTACAATGTATTAGCAAAGGATATCAGAATAGTTGGTACAAACAAACCAGATATCGCCAATATCAAAAGAAATAGAGATTCGACAACTGTGACAATGAACAATTTCAAACGACAATTTTCCAATAAAAAAACCAAACAAATACAAGTCTTTGCGCTTGATGGAAATGATACTTTAAAAGTATCCGGTACTTCTAAAGCGCCAATAAAAGTACGATTCGTAGGTGGAAATGGGGTTGATTACGTTAAAAACTCTTCTAAAAGCAAACATTTATTCATCTATGACAATCCGGATTCTAATATAGAGTATGCTAAACCCGCTAAACTAATTCTTACAGATGAAAGATGGATCAATGAGTTTTCGAGAGATGATTTTATCTATAATAAATCGGGTTTTTCACCAGATGCGATGATTTACAATGCAACAGATTTCGTAAGTATTGGCCTATCTCACCAAATAAAAAACAGAGGTTTTAGAAAAGAGCCCTTCGCTTTTGAACAAAAAGTAGGCGCGTTAATGGCTCCTAAAACAGGTGCTTTAGAAATAAAGTATTTAAGTACCTTCTATTCAATTTTTTCAAATAACCTGGACCTGGTATTAAGCGGACGTTACATCGGCCCTGCCTACGATTTCAATTTCTACGGAACGGGGAACAGCTCTGAAAATACAGATAAATTAAAATACTATCAGGTAAGATCTAAAAACGCTCATTTTAATGTATTCGCCCAAAAGCGAATTTCTAATCGTATTACAGCTGGAATTGGGCCTGGTTTCTCTTATTTCAATATTTTAAAACAAAGTGACAACAGTTTCATTCGGGATAATGGAATAGAAACCTCAACTACAAATTGGTTCCTTAATATGAGTTCTTATGTGAATTTCGATCTTTCTGATGATACTTTTTATCCAAAAAACGGATGGCGATGGGCAAGTAATGCTAATTATTTTTCACAGATAAATAATGAAAAATACAATTTTGTAAAGTTACAGACTGACTTCAGATATTATTACACTCCGTCTCGAAACGTCCCGTTTACTATGGCGCTCCGACTGGGTGCAAACACAAATATTGGAAACTATAATTTTTATCACTCTAATACTTTGGGTAACCTAACGAATTTAAGAGGCTACAGAGCAGACAGATTCTCTGGTA
- a CDS encoding DUF2147 domain-containing protein, translating to MKKLLIFSVFLLVNTLVFGQKSDEILGKWLNKDKEAHLQIYKKGNKYFGKLSWLKEPNDEEGKPKRDSKNPSEELRGRPILGLEILKDFTFNNGVWQDGTIYDPKSGKTYSCKMTLEGKNRLNVRGYIGISLLGRTEVFTRVD from the coding sequence ATGAAAAAATTATTAATTTTTAGCGTATTCTTATTGGTGAATACTCTCGTATTCGGACAAAAATCTGATGAGATATTAGGGAAGTGGCTTAACAAAGATAAAGAGGCTCATTTACAGATATATAAAAAGGGGAATAAGTATTTTGGGAAACTATCGTGGTTAAAAGAACCTAATGATGAAGAAGGAAAACCTAAAAGGGATAGCAAGAATCCTTCTGAAGAGCTACGTGGACGTCCTATTTTGGGATTGGAAATATTAAAGGATTTCACGTTTAATAATGGTGTATGGCAAGATGGAACCATTTATGATCCAAAATCAGGGAAAACTTACAGTTGCAAAATGACGTTGGAGGGCAAGAATAGATTGAATGTCAGGGGATATATAGGCATTTCCTTGTTAGGAAGGACAGAAGTATTTACAAGAGTAGATTAA